Proteins co-encoded in one Pocillopora verrucosa isolate sample1 chromosome 1, ASM3666991v2, whole genome shotgun sequence genomic window:
- the LOC136277666 gene encoding ryncolin-1-like produces MTTDGGGWTIFQRRIDGSVDFYVDWESYKKGFGNLEGEFWLGNDYLHRLTASGNMAFRIDMEDYENDRRFAEYTTFAVADESDNYQVTIDGYRGTAGDSLLSYSRPIKEMRFTTKDKDNDVSTGGNCASSFKGGWWYSYCHNANPNGLYKGGGYAQGITWQSFRGQAYSLKHTEIKIRPAWFHL; encoded by the exons atgacaactgatggcGGAGGATGGACCATCTTTCAAAGGCGCATAGATGGCTCCGTGGACTTTTATGTCGACTGGGAATCAtacaaaaaaggctttggaaatcTGGAGggcgagttttggctcggaAACGATTATCTTCACCGTCTGACTGCATCTGGTAACATGGCGTTTCGAATTGATATGGAGGATTACGAAAACGACCGACGATTTGCCGAGTACACGACTTTCGCTGTGGCCGACGAAAGCGACAATTATCAAGTGACAATCGATGGATACCGAGGCACCGCAGGCGACTCATTGCTTTCGTACTCGAGGCCTATTAA AGAAATGAGGTTTACAACCAAAGACAAAGATAACGACGTTAGTACTGGTGGAAACTGTGCGTCAAGCTTTAAAGGTGGCTGGTGGTACAGCTACTGCCATAATGCCAATCCAAATGGTTTGTACAAAGGCGGAGGTTACGCACAAGGTATTACATGGCAGTCATTTCGAGGACAAGCTTATTCTTTAAAGCACACCGAGATCAAAATTCGACCAGCATGGTTTCATTTGTGA
- the LOC131770922 gene encoding ficolin-2-like has translation MYLWIFNLACSVVYGISRISGPNLKAVNFAKELEGKKLNGSLIKEIEVDSESSCRFECVNKERCQSYNFGIVEGNSGKFKCQISDSDRFVGFANFTEDENFIYRGIKSTCEEDDPCKENETCVVDYKSDTHICKCIKDCPAKNCLDYYQTGSKTDGVYWVYPDEEEPFQVLCDMTTDGGGWTIFQRRMDGSVDFYVDWESYKKGFGNLKGEFWLGNDYLHRLTASASMAFRIDMEDYEGDRRFAEYTTFAVANESDNYRVTIDGYRGTAGDSLISHTMPIRNMRFTTKDKDNDVHNSGNCALDYKGGWWYKSCHNANPNGLYKGGGNAQGITWRSFRGLGYSLKHTEIKIRPA, from the exons ATGTATCTGTGGATATTTAATCTCGCCTGTTCAGTTGTGTACGGCATAAGCCGTATTTCAGGGCCAAATTTGAAAGCTGTTAACTTTGCCAAAGAGTTGGAAGGAAAAAAGCTGAACGGAAGCCTGATAAAAGAAATAGAAGTGGATTCGGAAAGTTCTTGTCGATTTGAGTGTGTCAATAAAGAGCGATGTCAATCCTACAACTTTGGAATCGTAGAGGGCAACTCAGGGAAATTCAAATGTCAAATAAGCGACTCTGATCGATTTGTTGGATTTGCTAACTTTACCGAGgatgaaaatttcatttacagAGGAATAAAG agcACCTGCGAGGAAGATGATCCTTGCAAGGAGAATGAAACTTGTGTTGTTGACTACAAATCAGACACTCATATTTGTAAGTGTATTAAAG ATTGCCCGGCCAAGAACTGTCTAGATTATTATCAAACTGGTTCCAAAACTGACGGTGTGTACTGGGTTTACCCTGATGAAGAAGAACCCTTTCAAGTGctgtgtgacatgacaactgatggcGGAGGATGGACCATCTTTCAAAGGCGCATGGATGGCTCTGTGGACTTTTATGTCGACTGGGAATCAtacaaaaaaggctttggaaatcTGAAAggcgagttttggctcggaAACGATTATCTTCACCGTCTGACTGCATCTGCCAGCATGGCGTTTCGAATTGATATGGAGGATTACGAAGGCGACCGACGATTTGCCGAGTACACGACTTTTGCTGTGGCCAACGAAAGCGATAATTATCGGGTGACAATCGATGGATACCGAGGCACTGCAGGCGACTCATTGATTTCGCACACGATGCCTATCAG AAACATGAGGTTTACAACCAAAGACAAAGATAACGACGTTCATAACAGCGGAAACTGTGCGTTAGACTATAAAGGTGGATGGTGGTATAAAAGCTGCCATAACGCCAATCCAAATGGTTTGTACAAGGGCGGAGGTAACGCACAAGGTATTACGTGGCGGTCATTTCGAGGACTAGGATATTCTTTAAAGCACACCGAGATCAAAATTCGACCAGCATGA
- the LOC131770918 gene encoding DNA-directed primase/polymerase protein isoform X1: protein MAEISITTRAFYGSNSKRLNKAWQQKMNKLEKCAREFEDNPILLKRQRINDPPPIFKTFPRQQMAFDYLKTCQEDVHVFAKEKDCHGKRGYIVATLPYFWHKYTRICSSEDRNYYEVIPEGAACRLYFDLEFKTEFNPLKDGASMVDIFIKYVCHHLKNMYGVDCDRKFIIDLDSSTSSKFSRHLIFHLPGAVFKDNIHAGNFVRHICTLLEMKLRVGTEFSVNKDMGFTCNSHQPTMSGSEVLTGNAPIPENAEKICEEKELESLTSVSLQELRELVVKDGKGEVGIFCDQGVYTKNRNFRIFKSTKIGKDSHLILSSQNTYEPSFKDVKGSFSKDPEYLLFLDSLVSNVSMQVGGKDVKVLTCGNCEKSCKRSSRMDARDSSSPSQHGYEHSPYPEIDNFILSVLNKGGVQGQIRRWVYFPQGKLVTYDVINNRWCENIGRAHKSNNVMIVADLRLGVYYQKCHDPDCRRIDYRSPEKPIPQEINPLSSCEFDEFLTDDFDDQELCKLLSECEQKPNDSWNDVMEEILNANENNMNKNCVSRTKQDVTQFDSSGYVTQHQVSDCDYDNDLDDELLLELQIPEHCYDNKDAVSHTKSLKDHSKYILQSCHDNDNYTNETLKLLHGESNQTKLSKTAAMDLSSNYVICQDETHARMNGKCMCSGVLPENNCADDVRVKFLTNEEVSEWLDEESLDDLELSLAAEEVESTA from the exons ATGGCAGAAATTTCAATCACCACAAGGGCGTTTTATGGGAGCAATTCAAAGAG ATTGAATAAAGCTTGGCAGCAAAAGATGAATAAACTGGAAAAGTGCGCCAGGGAATTCGAAGATAACCCAATTTTACTCAAACGTCAAAG GATAAACGACCCTCCACCTATCTTTAAAACATTCCCAAGACAACAAATGGCCTTTGATTACCTCAAGACTTGTCAAGAG GATGTTCATGTGTTTGCTAAAGAGAAAGACTGTCATGGAAAACGTGGCTATATTGTTGCAACTTTGCCATACTTTTGGCACAAGTATACAAG GATATGTTCATCAGAGGACAGAAATTATTATGAAGTTATACCAGAGG GGGCTGCTTGCCGACTGTATTTTGACCTGGAATTTAAAACCGAATTTAATCCACTAAAGGATGGAGCCAGTATGGTAGACATTTTCATCAAG TATGTGTGTCACCACCTGAAAAATATGTATGGTGTTGACTGTGACAGGAAATTTATTATAGATTTGGATTCAAG CACTTCTTCTAAGTTTTCAAGACATCTGATATTCCACTTACCTGGTGCTGTGTTTAAAGATAACATTCATGCTG gaaattttgtCCGACACATTTGCACATTGCTGGAAATGAAGCTCAGAGTTGGTACTGAGTTTTCTGTAAACAAAGACATGGGTTTTACATGTAACTCTCATCAACCAACAATGTCAGGGAGTGAGGTCTTGACTGGAAATGCCCCCATACCTGAAAATGCTGAAAAGATATGTGaggaaaaagaacttgaaagCCTTACCTCAG TTAGCCTACAAGAACTACGAGAACTTGTTGTGAAGGATGGAAAAGGTGAAGTGGGGATTTTCTGTGATCAAG gtGTTTATACAAAAAATAGAAACTTTCGAATTTTCAAGTCAACAAAGATAGGAAAAGATTCTCATCTGATTCTCTCCAGTCAGAACACCTATGAG CCCAGCTTCAAAGATGTGAAAGGAAGTTTCTCCAAAGATCCTGAGTACTTGCTATTTCTTGATTCACTAGTTTCCAATGTCAG CATGCAAGTGGGTGGAAAAGATGTAAAAGTTTTAACATGTGGCAACTGTGAGAAATCTTGCAAAAGATCCTCTCGAATGGATGCACGCGATTCAA GTTCGCCTTCTCAGCATGGATATGAACACTCCCCTTATCCCGAGATTGACAACTTTATCTTAAGTGTTCTCAACAAGGGTGGAGTACAGGGTCAGATCAGGAGATGGGTTTATTTCCCACAAG GAAAGTTAGTCACCTATGATGTTATTAATAACCGTTGGTGTGAAAACATTGGAAGAGCGCACAAGAGTAATAACGTGAT GATTGTGGCAGACTTGAGACTTGGTGTTTATTACCAGAAATGTCACGATCCCGACTGTAGAAGGATTGACTATCGTTCCCCTG AAAAGCCTATTCCACAGGAAATCAATCCATTGTCAAGTTGTGAG tttgatgaatttttaaCTGATGATTTTGATGATCAAGAGCTTTGCAAGTTATTGTCTGAATGTGAGCAGAAGCCAAATGATTCCTGGAATGATGTGATGGAAGAAATTCTAAACGCGAATGAGAACAACATGAACAAAAATTGTGTCTCAAGAACTAAACAAGATGTAACGCAATTTGACAGCAGTGGTTATGTCACGCAACATCAAGTTAGTGATTGTGACTACGATAATGACTTGGACGATGAATTACTGCTTGAGCTTCAGATTCCCGAGCACTGTTATGATAACAAGGATGCAGTTTCACATACAAAGAGCCTTAAGGATCACAGCAAGTATATCTTACAATCATGTCACGATAATGACAATTACACGAATGAAACACTGAAGTTATTGCATGGGGAAAGTAACCAAACCAAATTAAGCAAAACGGCTGCAATGGACCTTTCATCAAACTATGTGATTTGTCAGGATGAAACACACGCCAGGATGAATGGAAAATGTATGTGTAGTGGAGTATTACCTGAAAATAATTGCGCTGATGATGTGAGggtgaaatttttaacaaatgagGAAGTTTCTGAGTGGCTAGATGAAGAGTCTCTTGATGATTTAGAGTTGTCCCTGGCTGCGGAGGAGGTCGAAAGTACAGCTTAA
- the LOC131770918 gene encoding DNA-directed primase/polymerase protein isoform X2 gives MAEISITTRAFYGSNSKRLNKAWQQKMNKLEKCAREFEDNPILLKRQRINDPPPIFKTFPRQQMAFDYLKTCQEDVHVFAKEKDCHGKRGYIVATLPYFWHKYTRICSSEDRNYYEVIPEGAACRLYFDLEFKTEFNPLKDGASMVDIFIKYVCHHLKNMYGVDCDRKFIIDLDSSTSSKFSRHLIFHLPGAVFKDNIHAGNFVRHICTLLEMKLRVGTEFSVNKDMGFTCNSHQPTMSGSEVLTGNAPIPENAEKICEEKELESLTSVSLQELRELVVKDGKGEVGIFCDQGVYTKNRNFRIFKSTKIGKDSHLILSSQNTYEPSFKDVKGSFSKDPEYLLFLDSLVSNVSMQVGGKDVKVLTCGNCEKSCKRSSRMDARDSSSPSQHGYEHSPYPEIDNFILSVLNKGGVQGQIRRWVYFPQGKLVTYDVINNRWCENIGRAHKSNNVMIVADLRLGVYYQKCHDPDCRRIDYRSPGIKAYSTGNQSIVKL, from the exons ATGGCAGAAATTTCAATCACCACAAGGGCGTTTTATGGGAGCAATTCAAAGAG ATTGAATAAAGCTTGGCAGCAAAAGATGAATAAACTGGAAAAGTGCGCCAGGGAATTCGAAGATAACCCAATTTTACTCAAACGTCAAAG GATAAACGACCCTCCACCTATCTTTAAAACATTCCCAAGACAACAAATGGCCTTTGATTACCTCAAGACTTGTCAAGAG GATGTTCATGTGTTTGCTAAAGAGAAAGACTGTCATGGAAAACGTGGCTATATTGTTGCAACTTTGCCATACTTTTGGCACAAGTATACAAG GATATGTTCATCAGAGGACAGAAATTATTATGAAGTTATACCAGAGG GGGCTGCTTGCCGACTGTATTTTGACCTGGAATTTAAAACCGAATTTAATCCACTAAAGGATGGAGCCAGTATGGTAGACATTTTCATCAAG TATGTGTGTCACCACCTGAAAAATATGTATGGTGTTGACTGTGACAGGAAATTTATTATAGATTTGGATTCAAG CACTTCTTCTAAGTTTTCAAGACATCTGATATTCCACTTACCTGGTGCTGTGTTTAAAGATAACATTCATGCTG gaaattttgtCCGACACATTTGCACATTGCTGGAAATGAAGCTCAGAGTTGGTACTGAGTTTTCTGTAAACAAAGACATGGGTTTTACATGTAACTCTCATCAACCAACAATGTCAGGGAGTGAGGTCTTGACTGGAAATGCCCCCATACCTGAAAATGCTGAAAAGATATGTGaggaaaaagaacttgaaagCCTTACCTCAG TTAGCCTACAAGAACTACGAGAACTTGTTGTGAAGGATGGAAAAGGTGAAGTGGGGATTTTCTGTGATCAAG gtGTTTATACAAAAAATAGAAACTTTCGAATTTTCAAGTCAACAAAGATAGGAAAAGATTCTCATCTGATTCTCTCCAGTCAGAACACCTATGAG CCCAGCTTCAAAGATGTGAAAGGAAGTTTCTCCAAAGATCCTGAGTACTTGCTATTTCTTGATTCACTAGTTTCCAATGTCAG CATGCAAGTGGGTGGAAAAGATGTAAAAGTTTTAACATGTGGCAACTGTGAGAAATCTTGCAAAAGATCCTCTCGAATGGATGCACGCGATTCAA GTTCGCCTTCTCAGCATGGATATGAACACTCCCCTTATCCCGAGATTGACAACTTTATCTTAAGTGTTCTCAACAAGGGTGGAGTACAGGGTCAGATCAGGAGATGGGTTTATTTCCCACAAG GAAAGTTAGTCACCTATGATGTTATTAATAACCGTTGGTGTGAAAACATTGGAAGAGCGCACAAGAGTAATAACGTGAT GATTGTGGCAGACTTGAGACTTGGTGTTTATTACCAGAAATGTCACGATCCCGACTGTAGAAGGATTGACTATCGTTCCCCTGGTAT AAAAGCCTATTCCACAGGAAATCAATCCATTGTCAAGTTGTGA
- the LOC131770911 gene encoding putative pre-mRNA-splicing factor ATP-dependent RNA helicase PRP1 isoform X2: MSKRRLDVDGSSSNSLTTAKRIKEELSNPSNLRGKINPFNGKLFSDRYFDILKKRIELPVWEYREKFMETMKEKQAFVLVGETGSGKTTQIPQWCLETRIDKRKCVACTQPRRVAAMSVAQRVADELDVTIGQEVGYTIRFEDCTSPRTILKYMTDGMLLREAMTDPLLDRYAVILLDEAHERTLATDILMGLLKEVVRQRHDLKIIIMSATLDAGKFQEYFDECPLMTIPGRTHPVEIFYTPEPERDYLEAAIRTVVQIHMCEEVEGDILLFLTGQEEIEEACKRLKKEIDNLGPEVGELRCIPLYSTLPPQQQQRIFDAPPAKRPNGAIGRKCVVSTNIAETSLTIDGVVFVIDPGFSKQKVYNPRIRVESLLVSAISKASSQQRAGRAGRTRPGKCFRLYTEKAYQTEMQDNTYPEILRSNLGTVVLQLKKLGIDDLVHFDFMDPPAPETLMRALELLNYLGALDDNGDLTSLGSMMAEFPLDPQLAKMVIASCDHNCSNEILSITAMLSVPQVFMRPNEAKKAADEAKMKFAHIDGDHLTLLNVYHAYKQNHEDTQWCYDNFIQHRSLKSADNVRQQLTRIMDRFNLGRRSTDFNSRDYYVNIRKALVTGFFMQYFRY; this comes from the exons ATGTCGAAAAGGAGGTTAGATGTCGATGGAAGCTCATCCAACTCGTTAACCACCGCGAAAAGGATAAAGGAAGAGTTGAG TAATCCAAGCAATCTTCGCGGAAAGATCAATCCTTTCAATGGGAAGCTATTCTCAGATAGATATTTTGACATTCTTAAGAAGAGAATTGAGCTTCCAGTATGGGAGTACAGGGAAAAATTTATGGAGactatgaaagaaaaacaagctttTGTCCTGGTTGGAGAGACTGGATCTGGTAAAACAACCCAG aTTCCTCAGTGGTGTCTTGAAACTCGTATTGACAAACGCAAGTGTGTTGCATGTACCCAGCCACGGAGGGTTGCTGCCATGAGTGTCGCTCAACGTGTTGCTGACGAATTGGATGTCACCATAGGTCAAGAGGTTGGGTACACCATTCGATTTGAAGATTGCACAAGTCCTCGCACTATATTGAA gTACATGACAGATGGTATGTTGTTGCGGGAGGCTATGACTGATCCTTTACTGGACCGTTATGCAGTCATTCTTCTTGATGAGGCTCACGAGAGAACTCTTGCCACTGATATCCTCATGGGTCTGCTGAAAGAG GTTGTGCGACAGAGACATGACCTTAAGATCATAATCATGAGTGCCACCTTAGATGCTGGGAAATTTCAGGAATACTTTGATGAATGTCCACTTATGACAATCCCTGGACGAACTCATCCTGTGGAGATTTTTTACACTCCTGAACCTGAACGAGACTACCTGGAGGCCGCCATTAGAACAGTGGTACAGATACACATGTGTGAGGAAGTAGAGGGTgacattttgttgtttcttaCTGGGCAAGAG GAAATAGAAGAAGCATGTAAGagactgaagaaagaaattgataacTTGGGACCTGAAGTTGGTGAGCTACGCTGCATCCCACTGTACTCAACTCTTCCTCCACAGCAGCAGCAGCGTATCTTTGATGCTCCTCCAGCCAAACGTCCCAATGGTGCCATTGGGCGCAAGTGTGTGGTGTCCACCAACATAGCTGAAACATCTCTCACCATTGATGGTGTGGTGTTTGTAATAGATCCTGGATTTTCCAAGCAGAAG GTGTACAATCCCCGTATCCGTGTAGAGTCACTGTTAGTTTCTGCTATATCTAAAGCCAGTTCACAGCAGAGAGCTGGCCGTGCAGGTCGCACACGTCCTGGCAAGTGTTTCAGGTTGTACACAGAAAAAGCTTATCAGACTGAGATGCAAGACAATACATACCCTGAAATCCTGAGGTCCAACCTCGGTACTGTGGTGCTACAGCTGAAGAAGTTGGGCATTGACGACTTGGTGCATTTTGACTTTATGGATCCTCCTG CACCAGAAACCCTGATGAGAGCCCTTGAACTGCTGAACTATCTTGGTGCCCTGGATGACAATGGAGACCTCACATCACTGGGTTCCATGATGGCAGAGTTTCCACTTGACCCTCAACTTGCCAAGATGGTGATTGCCAGCTGTGACCATAACTGTTCTAATGAAATTCTCTCTATTACTGCTATGTTATCAG TTCCTCAGGTGTTTATGAGACCAAATGAAGCTAAAAAGGCAGCTGATGAGGCTAAGATGAAGTTTGCTCACATTGATGGAGACCATCTGACCTTGCTGAATGTTTACCATGCATACAAACAGA aTCATGAAGATACTCAGTGGTGTTATGATAACTTCATCCAGCATCGTTCTCTCAAATCGGCTGATAATGTGAGACAGCAACTTACCAGGATCATGGACAGGTTCAATCTTGGACGACGTAGCACTGACTTCAACAGTCGTGATTATTATGTAAACATCAGGAAGGCACTGGTCACAGGATTTTTTATGCAG